The following coding sequences lie in one Euhalothece natronophila Z-M001 genomic window:
- a CDS encoding PH domain-containing protein: MGIKETVYYEGGPHVGDLIINALLGLTVIFLPFTVGAIVRALWLRYRITDRRLSVIGGWRGRDQTDVVYTEITKLVKIPRGIGLWGDIILTLNDKSRLEMRAVPRYREIHDYIADKVANKTGKPLEAITTR; this comes from the coding sequence ATGGGGATTAAAGAAACGGTTTATTATGAAGGGGGTCCCCACGTTGGGGATTTAATTATTAATGCTTTGCTGGGTTTGACGGTGATTTTTTTACCGTTTACAGTGGGGGCGATTGTTCGGGCGTTATGGTTGCGGTATCGGATTACAGATCGGCGGCTTTCTGTAATTGGGGGTTGGCGTGGGCGCGACCAAACGGATGTGGTTTATACCGAAATTACCAAATTAGTGAAAATTCCTCGGGGGATTGGTTTATGGGGAGATATTATTTTAACCTTAAATGATAAAAGTCGTTTAGAAATGCGAGCAGTTCCTCGATATCGAGAAATTCATGATTATATTGCGGATAAAGTTGCTAATAAAACCGGAAAGCCCTTAGAAGCGATTACAACTCGTTAA